In one Trichlorobacter lovleyi SZ genomic region, the following are encoded:
- a CDS encoding shikimate kinase: MPESIILTGPMGSGKTSVGQLLAARLGYRFQDLDALLVEQAGKSINQIFADEGEAAFRERETALLATLVGQHGIILSTGGGVVIREANRRLLHAGGLVVNLTATVPVLAGRLALADDRPLLKGDEALEARIERIMTEREPFYADADIRIDTTGKTLEDVAAEILAVYAEKRSGAL; the protein is encoded by the coding sequence ATGCCTGAGTCGATCATCCTGACCGGCCCGATGGGGAGTGGCAAGACCAGTGTGGGGCAGTTGCTGGCTGCGCGGCTGGGCTACCGGTTTCAGGATCTTGATGCCCTGCTGGTTGAGCAGGCAGGCAAGAGTATCAATCAGATCTTTGCTGACGAGGGCGAGGCTGCCTTCCGGGAGCGTGAGACCGCGCTGCTGGCAACGCTGGTCGGCCAACACGGCATCATACTTTCAACCGGTGGCGGTGTGGTGATCCGCGAGGCCAACCGCAGGTTGTTGCATGCCGGCGGTCTGGTGGTAAACCTGACCGCAACGGTGCCGGTGCTGGCCGGGCGTTTGGCCCTGGCTGATGACCGGCCTCTGTTGAAGGGGGATGAAGCGCTTGAGGCACGGATTGAGCGGATTATGACGGAACGTGAGCCGTTTTATGCCGATGCCGACATAAGAATTGACACCACCGGTAAAACATTGGAAGATGTTGCCGCTGAAATCCTTGCAGTTTACGCTGAAAAGCGTTCAGGAGCATTGTGA
- a CDS encoding FHA domain-containing protein translates to MTLPIGTIQATTATYSRETMVEQLKGLSGSSFTGYLAITSNDRLFLLFIFQGAPYSAGLAVGEKTTPLTITNFCAQVATLHDGDGTISLHATDPVLLKCLLVFIQDEPAAKGPVNLINLERMVRQIQANAADALVILEKEGCCNFFFFLDGSKTAAYWSDGLAGGQDGLSVDEQMLLYAYQETTVPVSATIYQTLNTMQSKDSSNISLEGLVRLFAAVEDTEQTIAPGKLTVQHHDQLRLKVLEGTQAGSELGGSLPCVLGRKDADIIINDPMVSKRHAAIQIINGKLLLIDLHSTNGTTLNNETITQRELKQGDRIGIGQTVLLVSTLNLS, encoded by the coding sequence TTGACCCTGCCCATAGGAACGATTCAAGCGACAACAGCAACCTACAGCCGTGAAACCATGGTTGAGCAGTTGAAAGGTCTGTCAGGTTCCTCGTTCACCGGCTACCTTGCCATTACCAGCAATGATCGTCTTTTCCTGCTGTTCATCTTCCAGGGCGCACCCTACTCGGCCGGACTTGCCGTTGGCGAAAAAACAACCCCGCTGACCATCACCAATTTCTGTGCCCAGGTGGCAACTCTCCATGATGGTGACGGAACCATCTCGCTGCATGCAACCGATCCGGTGCTGCTGAAGTGCCTGCTGGTCTTTATCCAGGATGAACCGGCTGCCAAAGGACCGGTCAACCTGATCAATCTGGAGAGGATGGTACGCCAGATCCAGGCTAACGCCGCTGATGCCCTGGTGATTCTGGAAAAGGAAGGCTGTTGCAACTTTTTCTTCTTTCTGGATGGCAGCAAGACCGCTGCCTACTGGTCTGACGGACTGGCGGGGGGACAGGACGGCCTGTCAGTGGATGAGCAGATGCTGCTGTACGCCTATCAGGAGACAACTGTTCCGGTCAGCGCCACCATCTACCAGACCCTTAACACCATGCAGTCCAAAGACTCTTCCAATATCTCGTTGGAGGGGCTGGTACGCTTGTTTGCTGCAGTCGAAGATACCGAGCAGACCATTGCCCCCGGCAAGCTGACCGTTCAGCACCACGACCAGTTGCGGCTGAAGGTGCTTGAAGGAACCCAGGCCGGCAGCGAGCTGGGCGGTTCACTCCCCTGCGTACTGGGCAGAAAAGATGCCGACATCATCATCAATGACCCGATGGTTTCCAAGCGCCACGCAGCCATCCAGATCATCAACGGCAAACTGCTGCTGATCGACCTGCACAGCACCAACGGAACCACCCTCAACAACGAAACAATCACCCAGCGGGAGTTGAAGCAGGGGGACCGGATCGGCATCGGTCAGACCGTACTGCTGGTAAGCACCCTCAACCTTTCGTAA
- the yfbR gene encoding 5'-deoxynucleotidase, translating to MKPTAPADRHDFFAFLARMQYINRWGLMRNTQPENIKEHSLDVAMLAHALVVIRNTFYGGTLDPNQAAMYGIFHDASEIFTGDMPTPVKHFNPRFKKSFHQLEDRARRKLLAMLPPELSQVYEPLFFFEEQDEQYKPVIKAADKIAALIKCLEEEKSGNLEFKRAGQEHLEALRKSPLPEVIYFLDHFLPGYRLSLDELYLG from the coding sequence ATGAAACCAACTGCCCCAGCTGATCGCCACGATTTTTTCGCCTTTCTGGCCCGGATGCAGTACATCAACCGCTGGGGCCTGATGCGCAATACCCAGCCGGAAAATATCAAGGAGCATTCCCTGGATGTGGCCATGCTGGCCCATGCCCTGGTGGTGATCCGCAACACCTTTTACGGCGGTACGCTGGACCCGAATCAGGCAGCCATGTACGGTATCTTCCACGATGCCAGCGAGATCTTTACCGGCGACATGCCGACACCGGTGAAGCATTTTAATCCCCGTTTCAAGAAGTCGTTCCACCAGCTTGAGGACCGCGCCCGCCGGAAGCTTTTGGCCATGCTTCCGCCGGAACTGTCACAGGTCTACGAACCGCTGTTCTTTTTTGAGGAGCAGGATGAGCAGTACAAGCCGGTCATCAAGGCGGCCGACAAGATTGCGGCCCTGATCAAGTGTCTGGAAGAGGAAAAGTCAGGCAATCTGGAGTTCAAGCGGGCAGGGCAGGAGCATCTGGAAGCGCTACGCAAGAGCCCCTTGCCTGAGGTCATCTATTTTCTGGATCACTTCCTGCCGGGATACCGGCTGTCTCTTGATGAACTGTATCTGGGGTAG
- the aroB gene encoding 3-dehydroquinate synthase produces the protein MKTITIQLDSHSYDIGIGEGLLSGIGAACKAVGLAGAAAVVTNPTVAPLYAGVVTGSLQQAGFTPVVIEIPDGEEFKTGETLNSVYDRLLEAGLDRRSFIVALGGGVVGDLAGFAAATFLRGIPFVQVPTTLLAQVDSSVGGKTGIDHPLGKNLIGAFYQPHLVLSDVSTLKTLSERHYRAGLAEVIKYGAVLDAELFALLEAKVDGLLKRDPQLLGRVIARCCEIKAWVVEQDEREGGLRAVLNYGHTLGHAFETLSGYRDLVHGEAVAIGMVQAAQLSQREGYCSVGDVERITTLVQQVGLPSDAPVVATEDLITSLAKDKKNRSGTLQYVCNRGIGSYVFHQFTPAQLAEACCSGR, from the coding sequence GTGAAAACCATCACGATCCAGCTTGATTCACATTCCTACGATATCGGCATCGGCGAAGGCCTGCTGTCCGGCATCGGTGCTGCCTGCAAGGCCGTGGGACTGGCAGGGGCTGCTGCCGTGGTGACCAATCCAACGGTTGCCCCGCTGTATGCCGGGGTGGTTACCGGTTCGCTGCAACAGGCCGGTTTTACTCCGGTGGTGATAGAGATCCCTGACGGTGAAGAGTTCAAGACCGGCGAAACCCTCAACAGTGTCTATGACCGGCTGCTTGAGGCTGGCCTGGACCGCCGTTCCTTTATAGTTGCCCTTGGTGGTGGGGTTGTCGGTGATCTGGCCGGGTTTGCTGCGGCCACCTTTCTGCGCGGCATCCCGTTTGTGCAGGTGCCTACCACGTTGCTGGCCCAGGTGGACAGCAGTGTTGGCGGCAAGACCGGTATTGACCACCCTCTAGGCAAGAATCTGATCGGTGCCTTTTATCAGCCCCACCTGGTTCTGTCCGATGTCAGTACCCTGAAGACCCTGTCTGAACGCCACTACCGGGCCGGACTGGCCGAGGTGATCAAGTATGGCGCCGTGCTTGATGCGGAACTGTTTGCGCTGCTGGAGGCAAAGGTGGATGGCTTGCTGAAACGCGATCCGCAGCTTCTGGGACGGGTGATTGCCCGCTGTTGCGAAATCAAGGCCTGGGTGGTTGAACAGGATGAGCGCGAAGGCGGTCTGCGGGCCGTGCTGAACTACGGCCATACCCTGGGACATGCCTTTGAAACCCTGTCCGGCTACCGCGATCTGGTGCATGGCGAGGCGGTTGCCATCGGTATGGTGCAGGCGGCACAGCTGTCACAGCGTGAAGGCTACTGCAGCGTCGGTGACGTCGAGCGGATTACCACACTGGTACAGCAGGTCGGCTTGCCGTCAGATGCCCCGGTCGTGGCCACAGAAGATCTGATTACATCCCTTGCCAAAGACAAGAAGAACCGTTCCGGTACCCTGCAGTATGTCTGCAATCGCGGTATCGGCTCCTATGTATTCCATCAGTTTACCCCGGCCCAGTTGGCCGAAGCCTGTTGCTCAGGGAGGTAA
- a CDS encoding Stp1/IreP family PP2C-type Ser/Thr phosphatase — protein MELTAFGQTDVGQVRPHNEDSILLEPSLQLYAVADGMGGHKGGECASRICLDTLRDYLQMAARGHAPLVGEADTAHSEAANLLGSAVRFANRAVFEAAFSKPEWRGMGTTIVALTVADNRVAIAHVGDSRAYLLRQGKFQQLTQDHSWIEEQVRAGLMSRDEALFAKGRNVLTRAIGQEETVQVDLDELELQTGDTLLLCSDGLFGMVADEEIAALIGVARNPEEACRELVACANGRGGRDNISVILLTAGEGKGLLAGMRRLFTKG, from the coding sequence ATGGAATTAACCGCCTTTGGACAGACCGACGTGGGTCAGGTGCGCCCCCATAACGAAGACTCGATCCTGCTGGAGCCTTCCCTGCAGCTGTATGCCGTGGCCGATGGCATGGGGGGGCACAAGGGGGGCGAATGTGCCAGCCGGATCTGTCTGGATACCCTGCGGGATTATCTGCAAATGGCAGCCAGGGGGCATGCGCCGTTGGTGGGTGAGGCGGATACAGCCCATTCAGAGGCGGCCAACCTGCTGGGCTCTGCGGTCCGTTTTGCCAACCGGGCGGTATTTGAGGCGGCGTTTTCCAAGCCGGAGTGGCGTGGCATGGGCACGACCATCGTGGCCCTGACCGTTGCAGACAACAGGGTGGCGATCGCCCATGTGGGGGACAGCCGGGCCTATCTCCTGCGTCAGGGGAAATTTCAACAGTTGACTCAGGATCATTCCTGGATTGAAGAGCAGGTACGGGCCGGCTTGATGAGCCGTGATGAGGCGCTGTTTGCCAAGGGGCGCAATGTTCTGACCCGGGCTATCGGGCAGGAAGAAACGGTACAGGTGGATCTGGACGAACTGGAACTGCAGACGGGAGACACTCTGCTGCTCTGCTCCGATGGTCTGTTCGGCATGGTGGCGGATGAGGAGATTGCTGCGTTGATCGGGGTGGCCAGGAACCCTGAGGAGGCCTGCCGGGAGCTGGTGGCCTGTGCCAATGGCCGTGGCGGACGTGACAATATCTCGGTCATTCTGCTGACTGCCGGAGAGGGAAAGGGGCTGCTGGCCGGGATGAGGCGGCTGTTTACGAAAGGTTGA
- a CDS encoding CHASE2 domain-containing serine/threonine-protein kinase, with product MKMPRIRHAPLLVAGIITLLMLLATLLQWYPLQLLEYKSYDLRARLRARKPVAPIVVVAIDDASIERLGRWPWPRGYMAELTAQIASYEPALIGTNILYTEADKNSGLEEIKALRESVSKLGGSPAVLEAISQSEQRLDNDALLAASLASTNKVILPLFFTLGEQAGNPDPNLADYLKKSSKEQAGPAGLQQARELAAPIPAFAGKALSLGHINIVPDSDGTVRRESLLVYYRGRLFPSFALQSALSYLRIAPKDIQVSGGRLSAGRLSIPVDERGQMLLSYNGGFGSFSTYSFFDVAAGSVKPETFKGKIVLIGPVATGIAGFAVTPFQSTYPGIEVIATAIENLLNNNVIARPDWARWAELGVMLLFGLFLALALPRLKAGMSAAIAAGLLLIWNGAAVWLFAGQGIWLGMVGPTLLLAIGYTALVSMRYRMTEQRNELVESDSIETNKMLGLSFQGQGLLDLAFEKFRKCPIEDDTIKDLLYNLALDFERKRMFNKAAAVYEHILTVGDYKDIKERIATMKVAGETMIFGGGGRREGTIIAGPGGVIVSAPTIGRYEIQKELGRGAMGVVYLGKDPKINRLVAIKTVRFEEVDPDLLEETKKRFFREAEAAGTLNHPNIVTIYDVGEEEDLAYVAMELLEGSDLTPYIKKEKLLPAKTLLKIIGSVAEGLAFAHEKGIVHRDIKPANIMLLKDGTVKIADFGIARITTSSATQTGTVLGTPSYMSPEQVAGQKVDGRSDLFSLGVAMYELLCGQKPFSGDSIAALMYAIANKPPLLITQIDPNIPQCCAYIAHRLITKDLTKRYQNAREVVEHVKMCLHKLG from the coding sequence ATGAAGATGCCCAGAATACGACATGCACCGCTGCTGGTGGCCGGGATCATTACCCTGCTGATGCTGCTGGCAACACTGCTGCAGTGGTACCCGCTACAGCTGCTTGAGTACAAGAGCTACGACCTGCGGGCCAGGTTGCGGGCCAGGAAGCCGGTTGCGCCGATAGTGGTGGTGGCCATTGATGATGCCAGTATTGAACGGCTGGGGCGCTGGCCCTGGCCCCGGGGCTATATGGCGGAGTTGACCGCCCAGATCGCCTCCTATGAACCGGCCCTGATCGGTACCAATATCCTCTACACCGAGGCGGATAAAAATTCAGGTCTGGAAGAGATCAAGGCGCTGCGGGAGTCGGTCAGCAAGCTGGGGGGCAGTCCGGCAGTGCTGGAGGCGATCAGCCAGTCTGAGCAAAGACTGGATAATGACGCCCTGCTGGCTGCCTCGCTGGCCAGTACCAACAAGGTGATCCTGCCGCTGTTCTTTACCCTGGGCGAACAGGCCGGCAACCCTGATCCCAACCTGGCTGACTATCTCAAAAAGTCTTCTAAGGAGCAGGCCGGTCCGGCCGGTCTGCAACAGGCCCGTGAGCTGGCAGCGCCGATCCCGGCCTTTGCCGGCAAGGCTCTTTCCCTGGGGCATATCAATATTGTGCCGGACAGTGACGGCACGGTGCGGCGCGAGTCGCTGCTGGTCTATTACCGCGGGCGTCTGTTTCCCTCCTTTGCCCTGCAGTCGGCACTTTCCTACCTGCGGATTGCGCCAAAAGATATTCAAGTTTCCGGGGGGAGGTTGTCAGCCGGACGGCTTTCGATTCCGGTGGATGAACGGGGTCAGATGCTGCTCAGCTACAACGGCGGCTTTGGCAGTTTTTCCACCTATTCCTTCTTTGATGTGGCAGCAGGTAGTGTTAAACCGGAAACCTTCAAGGGCAAGATCGTCCTGATCGGTCCGGTAGCCACCGGCATTGCCGGTTTTGCGGTAACTCCCTTCCAATCCACTTATCCCGGTATTGAGGTGATAGCCACTGCCATTGAAAACCTGCTGAACAACAATGTGATTGCCCGCCCGGATTGGGCACGCTGGGCCGAGTTAGGGGTCATGCTGTTGTTTGGCCTGTTCCTGGCCCTGGCGTTGCCACGGCTTAAGGCAGGCATGAGTGCCGCCATTGCCGCCGGTCTGCTGCTGATCTGGAACGGTGCGGCGGTCTGGTTATTTGCCGGGCAGGGGATCTGGCTGGGCATGGTGGGGCCGACACTGCTCTTGGCCATCGGTTACACGGCACTGGTCTCCATGCGCTACCGGATGACCGAACAACGCAACGAGCTGGTGGAGAGCGACAGCATTGAGACTAACAAGATGCTGGGGCTGTCGTTTCAGGGCCAGGGATTGCTGGACCTGGCCTTTGAGAAGTTCCGCAAGTGCCCGATTGAAGACGATACCATCAAGGATCTGCTCTACAATCTGGCCCTTGATTTTGAACGCAAGCGGATGTTCAACAAGGCCGCTGCCGTGTACGAACATATCCTGACCGTGGGTGATTACAAGGATATCAAGGAGCGGATCGCCACCATGAAGGTGGCGGGCGAGACCATGATCTTTGGCGGCGGCGGACGGCGTGAAGGCACCATCATTGCCGGTCCCGGCGGGGTAATTGTCTCTGCCCCGACCATCGGGCGCTATGAGATTCAGAAAGAGCTTGGCCGGGGCGCCATGGGGGTGGTCTATCTGGGCAAAGACCCCAAGATAAACCGGCTGGTGGCAATCAAGACCGTGCGATTTGAAGAGGTGGATCCGGATCTGCTGGAGGAGACCAAGAAACGTTTCTTCCGCGAGGCCGAGGCGGCCGGTACCCTCAATCACCCCAATATTGTGACGATTTATGATGTGGGCGAAGAAGAAGATCTGGCCTACGTGGCGATGGAACTGCTGGAAGGTTCCGACCTGACTCCTTATATCAAGAAGGAAAAGCTGCTGCCTGCCAAGACCCTGCTGAAGATCATCGGCAGCGTGGCCGAGGGGCTGGCCTTTGCCCATGAGAAGGGGATCGTGCACCGCGATATCAAACCGGCCAACATCATGCTATTGAAGGACGGTACGGTCAAGATCGCCGACTTCGGTATCGCCCGTATCACCACCTCATCAGCCACCCAGACCGGTACGGTACTGGGTACCCCCAGCTACATGTCGCCGGAACAGGTGGCAGGCCAGAAGGTGGATGGCAGATCTGACCTGTTTTCGCTGGGTGTGGCGATGTATGAACTGCTTTGCGGCCAGAAACCATTCAGCGGTGACAGTATTGCAGCGTTGATGTACGCCATTGCCAACAAGCCGCCGCTGTTGATTACCCAGATCGATCCGAATATTCCGCAGTGCTGCGCCTATATTGCCCACCGCCTGATCACCAAGGATCTGACCAAGCGCTACCAGAATGCGCGGGAAGTGGTGGAGCATGTCAAGATGTGCCTGCATAAATTGGGGTAA
- the aroC gene encoding chorismate synthase has protein sequence MRYITAGESHGPQLTAIIEGLPAGLEISPEMLDLQLARRQQGYGRGDRMKIERDRADILSGVRWGKTLGSPVTLVVKNRDWENWLEKMSPLAEHEGQAEAVTRPRPGHADLCGAMKYGHRDVRNILERSSARETAVRVAVGAVARGLLHALDIRIGGVVVEVGGVAAKPSAEPYPQQWAQAAASEMFCCDPAAELDMKRLIDHTKSIGDTLGGVVEVQVLGLPPGLGSHVQWDRKLDARLAMALMSIQAIKGVEIGLGFEAARRPGSKVHDEITWNPARLQQGELTPYQRPSNHAGGLEGGMTNGEPLVVRAAMKPIPTLYTPLQSVDIATHEPYEASVERSDTCAVPAALVVAEAVVAIELAQALLEKFGGDSLDEIRRNRDNYLAGLRDF, from the coding sequence ATGCGCTATATTACCGCTGGCGAGTCCCACGGACCCCAGTTGACTGCCATTATTGAAGGTCTACCCGCCGGTCTGGAGATCTCTCCGGAGATGCTTGATCTGCAGCTTGCCCGCCGTCAGCAGGGCTATGGCCGGGGTGACCGGATGAAGATTGAGCGGGACCGGGCCGATATCCTGTCCGGTGTTCGCTGGGGCAAGACCCTGGGGTCCCCTGTGACACTGGTGGTCAAGAACCGGGATTGGGAAAACTGGCTGGAGAAGATGTCTCCCCTGGCCGAGCATGAAGGCCAGGCAGAGGCGGTGACCCGTCCCCGCCCGGGGCATGCCGACCTGTGCGGTGCCATGAAGTACGGTCATCGTGATGTGCGCAATATTCTGGAACGCTCCAGTGCCCGTGAGACCGCTGTGCGGGTGGCGGTAGGCGCGGTGGCCCGTGGGCTGCTGCATGCCCTGGATATCCGGATTGGCGGTGTGGTGGTGGAGGTTGGCGGCGTGGCGGCGAAGCCTTCTGCGGAACCGTATCCGCAACAGTGGGCGCAGGCTGCTGCTTCAGAAATGTTCTGCTGTGATCCGGCTGCCGAGCTGGATATGAAGCGGCTGATTGATCACACCAAATCAATTGGTGATACCCTGGGTGGTGTGGTTGAAGTCCAGGTGCTGGGGCTGCCACCCGGTCTGGGGAGCCATGTGCAGTGGGATCGCAAGCTGGATGCCCGTCTGGCCATGGCGCTGATGAGTATCCAGGCCATCAAAGGGGTGGAGATCGGTCTGGGGTTTGAGGCTGCCCGCCGTCCCGGCTCCAAGGTGCATGACGAGATCACCTGGAATCCGGCCCGGCTGCAGCAGGGTGAGTTGACTCCGTACCAGCGCCCCAGTAACCATGCCGGCGGACTGGAAGGCGGTATGACCAATGGTGAGCCGCTGGTGGTGCGGGCTGCCATGAAACCGATCCCAACCCTGTACACACCGTTGCAGTCAGTGGATATCGCCACCCATGAACCGTATGAGGCGTCGGTGGAACGCTCCGACACCTGTGCCGTGCCGGCAGCCCTGGTGGTGGCCGAGGCGGTGGTGGCGATTGAGCTGGCCCAGGCCCTGCTGGAAAAGTTCGGTGGCGATTCGCTGGATGAGATCCGCCGTAACCGTGACAACTATCTGGCTGGACTGCGGGACTTCTGA
- a CDS encoding Nramp family divalent metal transporter, with translation MNWLSHIGRHASRLASLELFRYIGPGFFVTVGFIDPGNWVTNVAAGSQFGYKLLWVVTLSTVILIVVQHNAAHLGIVTGLCLSEAASKFFKPWLRVLMLGSAMVACVATALAELLGAAIGLNMLTGLPLLVGALCSALFSAWMLFSKNYQRLEKWIMGFVSLIGLAFVFEIWLADVSWVQTFTGWVTPSFPVGALPVIMGVLGAVVMPHNIFLHSEVIQSRQWNVHGDDVIRKQLKYEFLDTLTGMGAGWAINSAMIIMAAAVFFKGGIVVTELPQVTVTLAPVFGKASAVVFALGLIFAGLSSSVTAAMAGGSVFAGIFSEPFDINDPHSRVGLGITLVGALAVIMLLADPFKGILWSQIALSLQLPLTIIPLILLTSSKAVMGSYANKPYGAAVLWITGLIVIGLNLALLIDMAR, from the coding sequence ATGAACTGGCTCTCCCACATAGGCAGACATGCCTCGCGCCTGGCCTCACTGGAGCTGTTCCGCTACATCGGCCCCGGCTTCTTTGTCACCGTCGGTTTCATCGACCCCGGCAACTGGGTCACCAACGTGGCTGCCGGTTCGCAATTCGGCTACAAACTGCTCTGGGTGGTGACCCTCTCCACGGTGATCCTGATCGTTGTCCAGCATAACGCCGCCCACCTGGGGATTGTCACCGGTCTCTGTCTTTCGGAGGCGGCCTCAAAATTCTTCAAACCATGGTTGCGGGTACTCATGCTGGGAAGTGCCATGGTCGCCTGTGTCGCCACTGCGTTGGCAGAGCTGCTGGGGGCAGCCATCGGCCTGAATATGCTGACCGGCCTGCCGCTGCTGGTCGGTGCCCTCTGTTCGGCACTCTTTTCGGCCTGGATGCTCTTCTCCAAAAATTATCAACGGCTTGAAAAGTGGATCATGGGGTTTGTCTCCCTGATCGGTCTGGCCTTTGTCTTTGAAATCTGGCTGGCCGACGTCTCCTGGGTCCAGACCTTTACCGGCTGGGTGACGCCGAGCTTTCCCGTTGGGGCGCTGCCGGTCATCATGGGGGTGCTGGGGGCGGTTGTCATGCCCCACAACATCTTCCTGCATTCAGAGGTGATCCAGAGCCGTCAGTGGAACGTGCATGGCGATGACGTGATCAGGAAACAGCTGAAGTACGAATTTCTGGACACACTGACCGGCATGGGGGCCGGCTGGGCCATCAACAGCGCCATGATTATCATGGCCGCCGCCGTGTTCTTCAAAGGGGGCATCGTGGTCACCGAACTTCCCCAGGTCACCGTCACTCTGGCGCCGGTCTTCGGCAAGGCCTCAGCGGTGGTCTTTGCGCTGGGCCTGATCTTTGCCGGACTTTCATCGTCAGTCACCGCCGCCATGGCGGGCGGGAGCGTCTTTGCCGGCATCTTCAGTGAACCGTTCGATATCAATGATCCCCATTCACGGGTCGGCCTGGGTATCACGCTGGTTGGAGCGTTGGCGGTCATCATGTTGTTGGCTGACCCGTTCAAGGGAATCCTCTGGAGCCAGATCGCCCTCTCGCTGCAGCTCCCGCTTACCATCATCCCGCTGATCCTGCTGACCTCATCAAAAGCGGTCATGGGGAGCTATGCCAACAAACCCTACGGCGCTGCCGTGCTCTGGATCACCGGTCTGATTGTCATCGGTCTTAACCTGGCACTGTTGATCGATATGGCGCGGTAA
- a CDS encoding YkgJ family cysteine cluster protein — protein MADKAIQLHQVENRLFRLATDLLATVRDTAGFAATMSAYTDLAEQLAGHKTVACKAGCFHCCVLNVAVLLPEAVAIAGWLSLHCSGAGCDAQLKRLQSHALRVRWMEDSERIHRQTLCPFVDAQGSCSIYPVRPLVCRAVTSLDKADCLTALDPNQSEAGHGVPMDTTRRMVMDAAFCALARAMNQQPMMSRSIELSNGVTAFLTDPGLVAALISGANLPDSLWD, from the coding sequence ATGGCTGACAAAGCGATACAACTGCATCAGGTGGAGAACCGGCTGTTTCGGCTGGCAACGGATCTGCTGGCAACGGTCCGCGATACCGCCGGTTTTGCAGCCACCATGTCGGCCTATACCGACCTGGCCGAGCAGCTGGCCGGGCATAAAACGGTTGCCTGCAAGGCCGGTTGCTTCCACTGCTGTGTCCTGAATGTGGCGGTGCTGCTGCCTGAAGCGGTTGCCATTGCCGGCTGGCTTTCCCTGCATTGTTCCGGCGCCGGGTGTGATGCCCAGCTGAAGCGCCTGCAGTCCCATGCGCTGCGTGTGCGCTGGATGGAGGACAGTGAACGGATACATCGCCAGACCCTCTGCCCGTTTGTTGATGCCCAGGGGAGCTGCAGTATCTATCCGGTGCGCCCCCTGGTCTGCCGTGCGGTGACCTCGCTGGATAAAGCCGACTGTCTTACGGCCCTTGATCCCAATCAGTCTGAAGCCGGCCATGGCGTTCCGATGGACACCACGCGCCGGATGGTCATGGATGCCGCATTCTGTGCCCTGGCACGGGCAATGAATCAGCAGCCGATGATGAGCCGCAGCATAGAACTGAGCAATGGCGTGACCGCCTTTCTGACAGACCCCGGCCTGGTGGCCGCGCTGATTTCCGGTGCGAATCTGCCGGACAGCCTGTGGGATTAG
- a CDS encoding tetratricopeptide repeat protein has product MDDQLAEAAEREYQRACRALDSGNVLAALLLLEAALRQQDNLQWYAMLGYCVARERGQVARGTELCRSALERFPENPEHYYYYARLLLMAGQKAEAVQVLRQGLAHGESPAILNLLQELGTRKPPPIRWLHRNNPLNKYLGILLARAGLR; this is encoded by the coding sequence ATGGACGATCAACTGGCTGAAGCGGCTGAACGGGAGTACCAGCGGGCCTGCCGGGCGCTGGATTCCGGCAATGTGCTGGCGGCGTTGCTGCTGCTGGAGGCTGCCCTGCGGCAGCAGGACAATCTGCAGTGGTATGCCATGCTGGGATACTGTGTTGCCCGTGAGCGGGGGCAGGTCGCCCGTGGCACGGAGCTGTGCCGTTCTGCGCTGGAGCGGTTCCCTGAAAATCCTGAACATTACTATTACTATGCCAGGCTGTTGTTGATGGCGGGGCAGAAGGCCGAGGCGGTGCAGGTGTTGCGGCAGGGGCTGGCCCATGGCGAAAGCCCTGCCATTCTGAATCTGCTGCAGGAGCTGGGCACCCGCAAGCCGCCGCCAATCCGCTGGTTGCATCGCAATAATCCCCTCAATAAATATCTGGGCATCCTGCTGGCGCGGGCCGGTTTGCGCTAG